Proteins encoded within one genomic window of Gloeobacter kilaueensis JS1:
- a CDS encoding tape measure protein: MPAKQLVVKFSTDGLPQTITEIRRANTEYDQIAKTQIQGLEKAKIRLKELAAEPVVDLAAVKKQTAAVEAEEQRLARTVSAAFRELGVQSGAEIEGLKNRAIAAFEAIQKNGVASAKEVERAELALQKRLEALDGQLDRTQESAGGFGKILGTLKGAFLGAVAASAAYAALDIAKEFVASSAAAQQLQVRLERVTGSQQNAAKQYKDLQALADRYGLEIDGLTQAYNDLRRSTNDANIPAEKANQLFRDITLAGRAAGIETGTLNGAIVQLGQGLGSGVLRGDEFNSVIESGLIPLSAFAQALGTTNEQVRKSAEGGKITTAVILEAARITGEKAAPAAEEAGKKAEGAFNRWGNAVKRLRDAFAQPGGLLDILTQVINKSAEALTAAQKAVEQGTDKTPPAFSNPTAIPTYQPNPSKINLPRIVPPPAAFLQRGFEAQKELPSFLGTLTPLPPAPANALAESQKFSKELDELQDKLKKYRDGTLAATQAEVLGWQQRIKALNEYFDPLGKLEDQQRKAEEAAKKATEAQKKQANETARAAESVYNDVVRLSRELEAQESKQFYKELGAALEVVNKELERQDELARKLQPGGSGGYKAIFGDSTTDVGAYSQFGNFFAPAVQPAKQAADTLDLVKAQTDLARESFDRFSESLVKGGDAFGSFAQAVIKGLQQIAAQELSKYLFKSFLGLTGLGGGFTGASGSSELGSFAGITPTAFAGLGSVPATALPAADSIPSIFTSPAGGLDFSGATFLGGLKAGGYIQHKASGGLFSGPGTGTSDSIPAYVSNGEYLLPADTTRRLSVRALDRLRAGESGASVFAGGAGGGGDINVYQTINTPDANSFRKSRSQIAREQAIDLDRAKRRNG; this comes from the coding sequence ATGCCCGCAAAACAACTCGTAGTCAAGTTCAGCACAGACGGCTTGCCCCAGACGATCACAGAGATCCGCCGGGCGAACACCGAATACGATCAGATTGCAAAGACTCAGATCCAGGGGCTCGAAAAAGCCAAAATCCGGCTGAAGGAACTGGCCGCCGAGCCGGTGGTAGACCTCGCTGCCGTCAAAAAGCAGACCGCCGCCGTTGAGGCTGAAGAGCAGCGCCTGGCCCGCACGGTTTCTGCTGCCTTTCGCGAACTGGGCGTGCAATCGGGCGCAGAGATAGAAGGGCTTAAAAACCGGGCTATTGCCGCCTTTGAGGCGATCCAAAAAAACGGCGTAGCGAGCGCCAAAGAAGTTGAGCGGGCCGAGCTGGCCTTGCAGAAACGGCTCGAAGCGCTGGATGGCCAGCTGGATCGCACACAGGAAAGCGCGGGGGGATTCGGTAAAATTCTGGGCACTCTTAAAGGAGCTTTTCTAGGCGCTGTGGCAGCCTCTGCCGCCTACGCCGCGCTGGATATCGCTAAAGAGTTCGTGGCCTCCTCCGCCGCCGCCCAGCAATTGCAGGTGCGCCTGGAGCGCGTCACCGGCAGTCAACAGAATGCGGCCAAGCAATACAAGGATCTGCAGGCGCTCGCTGACAGGTACGGCCTTGAGATAGATGGCTTGACTCAGGCGTACAACGATCTGCGCCGCTCGACCAACGACGCCAACATCCCAGCAGAGAAAGCGAATCAGCTATTTCGCGACATCACCCTCGCGGGCCGAGCAGCCGGTATTGAGACTGGCACGCTCAACGGAGCCATCGTGCAGCTGGGCCAGGGCCTGGGTAGCGGCGTGCTGAGGGGCGATGAATTTAACTCAGTGATCGAGTCTGGCCTGATTCCTCTATCTGCTTTTGCCCAGGCACTGGGCACCACCAACGAACAGGTGCGCAAGTCGGCGGAAGGCGGCAAGATCACCACTGCTGTGATTCTCGAAGCGGCGCGGATCACTGGGGAGAAAGCAGCCCCAGCAGCCGAGGAAGCGGGCAAGAAGGCGGAGGGCGCGTTCAACCGGTGGGGGAATGCTGTAAAGCGGCTCCGAGATGCCTTTGCCCAGCCGGGCGGGCTGCTTGACATCCTCACCCAAGTAATCAACAAATCAGCCGAGGCGCTCACCGCAGCGCAAAAAGCAGTAGAGCAGGGCACCGATAAAACGCCACCGGCTTTCTCCAATCCCACGGCTATCCCCACCTATCAGCCCAACCCTTCAAAGATCAATCTGCCTCGAATCGTTCCTCCGCCTGCGGCGTTTCTGCAGCGCGGATTTGAAGCCCAAAAGGAGCTGCCTTCGTTCCTGGGCACGCTGACGCCCTTGCCGCCCGCGCCTGCAAACGCCCTTGCCGAATCGCAGAAATTCTCGAAGGAACTGGACGAGCTGCAGGACAAGCTCAAGAAGTACCGCGACGGAACCCTTGCCGCTACCCAGGCGGAAGTGCTGGGCTGGCAACAGCGGATCAAGGCGCTGAACGAATATTTTGACCCACTGGGCAAGCTCGAAGACCAGCAGCGCAAAGCTGAGGAGGCGGCCAAAAAAGCAACTGAGGCGCAGAAGAAGCAAGCGAACGAGACCGCCCGCGCCGCCGAATCGGTCTACAACGATGTGGTGAGGCTCAGCCGCGAGCTGGAGGCCCAAGAGAGCAAGCAATTCTATAAAGAGCTGGGAGCGGCGCTCGAAGTCGTAAATAAAGAATTAGAACGCCAGGACGAACTTGCAAGAAAGCTCCAGCCTGGCGGCAGTGGTGGCTATAAAGCCATCTTCGGCGACAGCACGACCGACGTAGGCGCGTACAGCCAGTTCGGCAACTTCTTTGCTCCCGCTGTGCAACCCGCCAAACAGGCGGCGGACACCCTGGATCTGGTGAAGGCCCAGACGGACCTGGCCCGCGAATCTTTCGATCGCTTCTCAGAATCGCTTGTAAAAGGCGGCGACGCCTTTGGCTCCTTCGCCCAAGCGGTGATCAAAGGGCTTCAGCAGATAGCAGCCCAGGAGTTATCGAAGTACCTCTTCAAATCCTTCTTGGGCCTGACCGGGCTGGGCGGCGGATTTACAGGTGCCTCTGGCAGCAGCGAGCTGGGGAGCTTCGCGGGCATCACTCCCACTGCGTTTGCTGGCTTGGGCTCTGTGCCCGCGACGGCTCTACCGGCAGCCGACTCGATCCCGAGCATTTTCACCTCGCCCGCTGGCGGGCTTGATTTCTCAGGAGCAACTTTCCTGGGCGGCCTCAAAGCCGGCGGCTATATCCAGCACAAGGCCAGCGGAGGGCTTTTCAGCGGGCCAGGCACGGGCACCAGCGACTCAATACCGGCCTACGTGAGCAACGGAGAGTACCTGCTCCCCGCAGACACCACCAGGCGGCTCAGCGTCCGCGCTCTCGATCGGCTGAGGGCCGGAGAAAGCGGGGCGAGCGTGTTCGCGGGCGGAGCTGGCGGCGGCGGCGATATCAACGTCTACCAGACGATCAACACCCCCGACGCCAACAGCTTCCGCAAATCTCGAAGCCAGATTGCCCGCGAGCAGGCTATCGACCTCGACAGGGCCAAGAGGAGGAACGGATGA
- a CDS encoding DUF2460 domain-containing protein encodes MTTASFLEIRLEFWGENGAQAGPAFNTSILERGNGYEKRNANWSAPRRSFSTGDRTQNYSWLEYLINFQVMTKGAARGFRFRDPSDFDVTNGFRNSAQTGFQTRGTTNANGNGSNKVFQLQKSYANPIETNNRAIKKPVQGTVHIFVNGTESTAWTLDYTTGLVTFNAAPSNGAVVNWAGQFDVPVRFENDDLIQVLRTQPPDRAVAKTTWFFTPAKFREIRL; translated from the coding sequence ATGACGACGGCGAGCTTCTTAGAGATCCGGCTGGAATTTTGGGGCGAGAACGGAGCGCAGGCCGGACCCGCCTTCAACACTTCGATTCTTGAGCGCGGCAATGGCTACGAGAAGCGCAACGCGAACTGGAGCGCCCCAAGACGATCTTTCTCAACCGGCGACCGCACGCAGAACTACTCCTGGCTTGAGTACCTGATCAACTTTCAGGTGATGACTAAAGGCGCTGCCAGAGGATTTCGTTTCAGGGATCCGAGTGACTTCGACGTAACAAACGGTTTTAGAAATTCTGCTCAAACCGGTTTTCAGACGCGAGGCACGACCAACGCCAACGGCAACGGCAGCAACAAAGTATTTCAGCTGCAAAAGTCCTACGCCAATCCAATCGAAACGAACAATCGTGCCATCAAAAAGCCAGTCCAAGGCACCGTTCACATCTTTGTAAACGGCACCGAGAGCACCGCCTGGACGCTCGACTACACCACGGGCCTTGTGACTTTCAACGCGGCTCCGAGCAATGGCGCAGTAGTGAACTGGGCGGGACAATTCGACGTGCCTGTGCGCTTTGAGAACGACGATCTGATACAGGTGCTGCGTACTCAGCCACCGGATCGCGCTGTTGCCAAAACGACGTGGTTCTTCACACCGGCAAAGTTTCGCGAGATCCGGCTGTGA
- a CDS encoding DUF2163 domain-containing protein translates to MKTLAPALLSHLQQEVTTLAYLLRLTRVDGAVYGFTTLDYDFAVGSTTYRATEGLSPTAVSQNSGLEVNNLQIELFLTDIGITDNDVQVGKFDAARWDLFIFNWQDLPTAIPSDKALQIGGGYVGEGQQTERLSVTYDLRGLTQQLSNNIGEVTSPTCRYNLGDVRCTVNLPVLTYHNAEVTTLVDDRTFRASQLEYSDDNYWAGGKVTFKTGDNAGFSIECAFNDNGQIELVAPPPYPFTISDTFDITPGCDKNRYTCAGKFNNAINFGGEPDIPGNDQLIAGYTGGTPSGGSSGGGGSGGTGGGGSGGGGGPTTLAPMVTALDTTIVSSNDTVTATGSHFTGVVKVEQVNTDNPSQRSSCPYSFISDTSLSFTFNGGLAYSTWYCVVTTNGGSNSTSPIMQVPADG, encoded by the coding sequence GTGAAGACGCTCGCGCCCGCACTTCTATCGCACCTGCAGCAGGAAGTAACGACGCTTGCCTACTTGCTCAGGCTCACCCGCGTCGATGGGGCGGTCTACGGTTTTACGACCCTGGACTACGACTTTGCGGTAGGCAGCACAACCTACAGAGCAACCGAAGGGCTGTCCCCAACTGCCGTAAGCCAAAATTCCGGCCTTGAAGTCAATAACCTTCAAATAGAACTGTTCTTGACTGATATCGGGATTACTGATAACGACGTGCAAGTGGGCAAATTCGACGCCGCACGCTGGGATCTATTCATCTTTAACTGGCAAGATCTGCCCACGGCAATCCCTTCAGATAAAGCGCTGCAGATAGGCGGCGGCTATGTGGGCGAGGGCCAGCAAACAGAGAGACTGAGCGTCACTTACGATCTGCGCGGCCTTACTCAGCAACTCAGCAACAATATTGGTGAAGTCACCTCGCCTACCTGTCGCTATAACCTTGGCGATGTGCGCTGTACAGTGAATCTGCCGGTACTCACCTACCACAACGCAGAAGTGACAACGCTGGTAGACGATCGCACATTCAGGGCGAGCCAGCTTGAATATTCAGATGACAATTACTGGGCAGGCGGCAAAGTCACTTTTAAGACTGGCGATAATGCCGGATTTTCGATTGAATGCGCTTTTAACGACAACGGCCAAATTGAGTTAGTAGCGCCGCCGCCGTATCCATTTACAATCAGCGACACTTTCGATATCACGCCCGGCTGCGATAAGAACCGTTACACCTGTGCGGGCAAATTCAACAACGCGATCAACTTCGGAGGTGAGCCGGACATCCCCGGCAACGACCAGCTGATCGCGGGCTACACCGGCGGCACTCCTTCTGGCGGCAGTAGCGGCGGTGGGGGCTCAGGTGGCACGGGCGGCGGCGGTAGCGGTGGTGGTGGCGGGCCAACAACATTAGCGCCGATGGTGACGGCGCTCGACACAACGATCGTAAGCTCCAACGACACAGTGACGGCCACCGGCAGCCACTTTACGGGCGTTGTGAAAGTCGAGCAGGTGAATACCGACAACCCCAGCCAGCGCAGCAGCTGCCCCTACAGCTTTATCAGCGACACCAGCTTGAGCTTTACCTTCAATGGTGGATTGGCCTACTCGACCTGGTACTGCGTCGTCACCACGAACGGCGGCAGCAACTCGACCAGCCCGATCATGCAGGTGCCGGCAGATGGCTGA
- a CDS encoding C40 family peptidase, producing the protein MADLITGAQVVTEARRWLGTPFHHRARLLGVGVDCVQLLVAVAHELGLSTYEPPPYSRHPDGRKLRAILAELCEPVGESLELAQPGDVLEVLNSRYPGHVGLATERGILHASLGEGKVIEHPIDAHLQLKICRVYRMPGVTDGSL; encoded by the coding sequence ATGGCTGATCTGATCACTGGCGCTCAGGTAGTAACCGAGGCCCGCCGCTGGCTGGGCACACCATTCCACCACCGGGCGCGCCTTTTGGGGGTGGGCGTGGACTGCGTGCAGCTGCTCGTTGCCGTTGCCCACGAACTGGGGCTATCCACCTACGAGCCGCCGCCCTATAGCAGGCACCCGGACGGCAGGAAGCTCAGGGCCATCCTGGCGGAACTGTGTGAACCGGTGGGCGAATCGCTCGAATTGGCCCAGCCCGGCGACGTGCTGGAGGTGCTGAATAGCCGCTATCCGGGGCATGTGGGCCTTGCCACCGAGCGGGGCATCCTGCACGCGTCACTGGGCGAAGGCAAGGTGATCGAACATCCGATCGACGCGCACTTACAGCTCAAAATTTGCCGAGTCTACAGAATGCCCGGGGTGACTGATGGGAGCCTTTAA
- a CDS encoding phage tail protein: protein MGAFNPLSLIAPALSIGLSLLAPPTRLPDAAGPRVGDLSFQRSDYGVQIPDIWGMFRLPGNYIWAKDIEEEAQTSTVTTGKGGGPRTVQNVTNYSYFGTAASLLCRGPAEFRRIWLNSKLVFDRSQSGNQQAMNDTDNFEYNYLTLHTGTSLQGPDGTISAAVGYYTPAYRYRAYLVYRRLPLADYGNRPPSISAEMVVGGQVVNVNYGGDGSGSSGNITVQSNLYVNNDTTTLSLGYSSISSFTSLTTPDGYTVYTNGTDYTVNTSTGTLTIPSGSAIRTVFGTNPNITVALRATFVATLSASVFRRVDPKPFPLNAIVADLCGRAGLPNTSIDPSDLESISVRGFVHNNVEPARNSLETLSKGYPFDVVESSGALKFVRLWYSGKPITTLTADALGAHDYGTGHTPLWTQTRTPQSELPAEVRVRYSDWDRDFAEGSAYDRRLTQPSTQKVSIDLTSLALTGDEATNIARRSMYLAWAAAVRYDFALAMDWIILDPGDLIEFERPVDDSGGTTPVVLYVDSADVGANFQINLRAIGFDPVVCQRYDANAAGAY from the coding sequence ATGGGAGCCTTTAATCCTCTGTCGCTCATCGCCCCGGCTCTGTCGATCGGGCTGTCGCTACTGGCACCGCCGACGCGCCTTCCCGACGCTGCCGGACCGCGCGTCGGCGATCTGTCCTTCCAGCGCTCTGACTACGGTGTGCAGATCCCCGACATCTGGGGCATGTTCCGGCTTCCCGGCAACTATATCTGGGCAAAAGACATCGAGGAGGAAGCCCAGACTAGCACCGTCACCACTGGCAAGGGCGGCGGCCCGCGCACGGTCCAGAACGTCACCAACTATTCTTACTTCGGCACTGCTGCTTCCCTGCTCTGCCGGGGGCCGGCAGAGTTTCGCCGGATCTGGTTGAACTCGAAACTGGTGTTCGATCGCTCGCAGTCTGGCAATCAGCAGGCAATGAACGACACTGACAATTTCGAGTACAACTATCTGACGCTTCACACCGGCACCAGCTTGCAGGGGCCGGACGGCACGATCAGCGCGGCGGTGGGCTACTACACCCCTGCCTACCGCTACAGAGCCTATCTGGTCTACCGGCGGCTACCTTTGGCAGACTACGGCAACCGCCCGCCCTCGATCTCTGCTGAGATGGTCGTCGGGGGCCAGGTGGTCAACGTCAACTACGGCGGCGATGGGTCCGGCTCTTCCGGCAACATCACCGTCCAGAGCAATCTATACGTCAACAACGACACGACAACGCTGAGCCTGGGCTACAGCTCGATTTCGAGTTTTACCAGTTTGACAACCCCGGACGGTTACACGGTCTATACGAACGGTACCGATTACACCGTCAACACCAGCACCGGCACGCTCACCATCCCCTCAGGAAGCGCCATCCGCACGGTCTTCGGTACGAACCCGAATATCACCGTGGCCCTGCGCGCCACCTTCGTCGCCACGCTCTCAGCCAGCGTGTTTCGGCGGGTGGATCCTAAGCCTTTCCCGCTCAACGCGATCGTGGCTGATCTTTGCGGACGGGCCGGGCTGCCGAACACGTCGATCGACCCAAGCGATCTCGAGTCCATCTCCGTGCGCGGCTTTGTTCACAACAACGTTGAACCAGCTCGCAACAGCCTCGAAACACTCTCGAAAGGGTACCCCTTCGACGTAGTGGAATCGAGCGGTGCGCTCAAGTTCGTGCGCCTCTGGTATTCGGGCAAACCGATTACCACCCTCACCGCCGACGCGCTGGGAGCGCACGACTACGGCACCGGGCACACTCCTCTCTGGACGCAGACGCGCACGCCCCAGAGCGAGCTACCGGCAGAAGTGCGGGTGCGCTATAGCGACTGGGACCGCGACTTTGCCGAGGGCAGTGCGTATGATCGTCGGCTCACACAGCCCTCGACCCAGAAAGTTTCGATCGACCTCACGAGCCTGGCACTCACAGGCGACGAGGCCACCAATATTGCCCGGCGCTCGATGTACCTGGCCTGGGCGGCAGCGGTGCGCTACGATTTTGCCCTGGCGATGGACTGGATCATCCTAGATCCTGGCGACTTGATTGAGTTCGAGCGGCCCGTAGACGACAGCGGCGGCACGACGCCTGTCGTCCTCTACGTCGATTCGGCGGATGTTGGGGCCAATTTTCAGATCAACTTGCGGGCGATCGGCTTCGATCCGGTGGTTTGCCAGCGATACGACGCCAATGCAGCAGGAGCTTATTAA
- a CDS encoding phage tail baseplate protein has protein sequence MTDDPRHGPTTRILQFRERTPPPPKPPPLPRQTVIGATRCHWRIIDCPPVADPHGQAPGFYWAACPEERFLGRWHLAALYQSWDRGENWREISAVNYPATMGEVVAAPVSRRVRVRIYPPGELEGATLAGLEVGDNLALVGEELLQFRYAELVDKGTYDLSGLRRAQRGTSKLAIEPGAPFTLMSGDGIRRVIELQEAHVGRERWLKVVSEGQALDRVESFRWANLASWYRA, from the coding sequence ATGACAGACGACCCTAGGCACGGCCCAACTACCAGGATTTTGCAGTTTCGTGAGCGTACACCGCCGCCGCCAAAGCCGCCGCCGCTACCCAGGCAGACGGTGATCGGGGCCACGCGCTGCCACTGGAGAATAATCGACTGCCCGCCGGTAGCCGACCCCCACGGCCAGGCTCCGGGATTCTACTGGGCCGCCTGCCCAGAAGAGCGCTTTCTTGGCCGCTGGCACCTGGCCGCCCTCTATCAGTCCTGGGACCGGGGGGAGAACTGGCGCGAGATCAGCGCCGTCAATTACCCCGCGACGATGGGCGAAGTGGTGGCCGCGCCGGTCAGTCGGCGCGTGCGCGTGCGCATCTATCCGCCAGGCGAGCTGGAAGGAGCCACGCTGGCGGGCCTTGAAGTGGGCGACAACCTGGCGCTGGTGGGTGAAGAGCTTTTGCAGTTTCGCTACGCGGAGCTGGTAGACAAGGGCACTTACGATCTGAGCGGACTCAGGCGGGCGCAGCGCGGCACTTCAAAGTTGGCCATTGAGCCGGGTGCGCCCTTCACCTTGATGAGCGGCGACGGCATCCGGCGGGTGATTGAGTTGCAGGAAGCGCACGTTGGGCGCGAGCGGTGGCTCAAAGTGGTGAGCGAGGGCCAGGCGCTCGATCGCGTAGAATCTTTCCGGTGGGCAAACCTCGCGAGCTGGTACCGTGCCTGA
- a CDS encoding CHASE3 domain-containing protein, producing the protein MISRALIAAGYGLLLAAAPISLALAWDSLKWVEHTLEVRLEIDRCLKNLLDAETGTRGYVITGDDEFLEPYRQAVGDAVPCLSRLAVLTADNPYQQGLLAVGQRLCHAKLEIMAGVIKARRTRGFEAAQRIVASKRGKAAMDGFRYAMARMFSEESRLLAERQQRLAIGLTAGCLVTASALAGLLWLKFKDLRVQKLATEAVASTEKILQEAHANPPLQTVKQSLEQVADRMRRISQG; encoded by the coding sequence GTGATTTCTCGGGCCCTTATCGCCGCTGGTTATGGCTTGTTGCTGGCAGCAGCGCCGATTTCTCTTGCTCTGGCGTGGGATTCTCTCAAGTGGGTGGAGCACACGCTTGAGGTGCGGCTTGAGATTGATCGGTGCCTTAAAAACCTCCTTGATGCCGAGACGGGCACGCGAGGCTATGTGATCACGGGCGACGACGAATTTCTGGAGCCGTACCGCCAGGCCGTAGGCGACGCTGTGCCGTGCCTTTCCCGCTTGGCTGTTCTCACCGCCGACAATCCCTACCAGCAGGGACTGCTTGCGGTTGGCCAGCGACTCTGCCACGCCAAACTTGAAATCATGGCTGGCGTGATCAAAGCTCGCCGGACGCGAGGCTTTGAAGCGGCCCAGCGAATTGTGGCAAGCAAGCGTGGCAAAGCCGCCATGGACGGCTTTCGCTATGCCATGGCCCGGATGTTCAGCGAGGAGTCTCGCCTCCTCGCTGAACGACAGCAACGACTTGCAATCGGGCTGACTGCTGGGTGCCTCGTTACCGCTTCTGCCCTGGCTGGACTGCTATGGCTGAAATTCAAAGACCTTCGTGTTCAAAAGCTGGCCACAGAAGCAGTGGCAAGCACTGAAAAGATCCTGCAGGAGGCGCACGCCAACCCCCCTTTACAAACGGTAAAACAGTCTCTAGAGCAAGTTGCCGATAGGATGCGCCGTATCTCGCAGGGGTAG
- a CDS encoding helix-turn-helix domain-containing protein: MKLKSRLPELMREHGIDQKTLAARTGLSPTTVGKLYRNHFDRIDNHTVIRLCRYFGLQSLDALIDIEWETDDEPGT; encoded by the coding sequence ATGAAGTTGAAAAGCAGGCTGCCCGAATTAATGCGCGAGCACGGCATCGATCAAAAAACTTTGGCCGCCAGGACTGGCCTGAGCCCGACCACGGTCGGCAAGCTCTACCGCAATCACTTCGACCGGATCGACAACCATACTGTCATTCGACTGTGCCGTTATTTTGGCCTGCAAAGTCTCGATGCACTTATTGATATTGAGTGGGAGACCGACGACGAGCCGGGCACCTGA
- a CDS encoding ERF family protein — MASSTLHQKIAKIQGQLEKVPKTGENTHHRYRYATEADLLAALRPLCSEAGISLMITCTSCHIEEHTAQVMVRLTITDSESGEVATVDMPGFAADSKGDKAVFKALTGAAKYAYWKAFAQATGDDPENDAPPGEATSNRRRAVDPIEARRDRVRDLLKAAGVTIEQSKKRLTDLYGRSTVAALSLDQLADLETRLSASQAAKS, encoded by the coding sequence ATGGCCAGCTCAACGCTCCACCAGAAGATCGCGAAGATCCAGGGCCAGCTTGAGAAGGTGCCTAAGACAGGCGAGAACACTCACCACCGCTATCGCTACGCGACTGAAGCCGACCTGCTCGCCGCCCTCCGTCCGCTCTGTTCCGAAGCTGGCATCAGCTTGATGATCACCTGCACCAGTTGCCACATTGAGGAACACACTGCTCAGGTAATGGTGCGCCTCACCATCACCGACAGCGAAAGCGGCGAGGTGGCCACCGTCGATATGCCCGGCTTCGCCGCCGACAGCAAGGGCGATAAAGCCGTTTTCAAGGCGCTCACCGGCGCGGCAAAATACGCCTACTGGAAAGCCTTCGCCCAGGCTACCGGTGACGATCCGGAGAACGATGCGCCGCCCGGCGAGGCCACCAGTAACCGGCGGCGAGCAGTAGATCCGATCGAGGCCCGGCGCGATCGGGTGCGCGATCTGCTGAAGGCGGCAGGCGTCACCATCGAGCAGAGCAAGAAGCGGCTCACCGATCTCTATGGTCGGAGCACGGTTGCCGCGCTTTCCCTTGATCAGCTGGCGGACCTTGAAACTCGCCTCAGCGCCTCACAGGCCGCAAAAAGTTAA
- the queA gene encoding tRNA preQ1(34) S-adenosylmethionine ribosyltransferase-isomerase QueA has translation MNDSAHTSELDLLTESYAYELPERCIAQNPVEPRDHSHLMVVRQSDHTHRRFFELPELLQPGDLLVLNDTRVIPARLFGRKATGSRIEVLLLEPRSERQWLCLLKPARKLTAGSVIDFDGLLSATVLESDPATGGRWLAFDGKTDFESALHKLGQMPLPPYLKHSTARAEQYQTIWASRPGAVAAPTAGLHFTSELLTRLNERGIEQTQITLHVGLGTFRPVQAAHILAHQMHSEWYEIPEAAVEAVRRTRERGGRVIAVGTTSARALESAGEDGTLRSGSRRSELFIYPGYRWQVVDGLLTNFHLPRSSLLMLVSSLVGRERLLALYREAIAQGYRFYSFGDAMLILLDG, from the coding sequence ATGAACGATTCTGCCCACACGAGCGAGCTGGACTTGCTCACCGAAAGTTACGCCTACGAACTACCGGAGCGCTGCATCGCTCAAAACCCGGTCGAGCCCCGCGATCACTCGCACCTGATGGTCGTCCGGCAGAGCGATCACACCCATCGCCGCTTCTTCGAGCTGCCGGAGTTGTTGCAACCCGGCGATCTGCTGGTGCTCAACGACACGCGGGTGATCCCGGCCCGTCTATTTGGGCGCAAAGCTACCGGCTCCAGAATCGAAGTGCTGCTACTCGAACCGCGCTCCGAGCGCCAGTGGCTGTGTCTGCTCAAGCCCGCCCGCAAGCTCACAGCAGGAAGTGTCATCGACTTTGACGGCCTCTTGAGCGCCACCGTTCTTGAAAGCGATCCGGCCACCGGTGGGCGCTGGCTGGCATTCGACGGCAAAACCGACTTCGAGTCAGCCCTGCACAAACTCGGCCAGATGCCCCTGCCCCCTTATCTCAAGCATTCCACCGCCCGCGCCGAGCAGTACCAGACCATCTGGGCCAGCCGACCGGGGGCAGTGGCCGCCCCCACCGCCGGACTGCACTTCACATCGGAACTATTGACCCGGCTGAATGAGCGGGGCATCGAGCAAACCCAGATCACCCTGCACGTGGGCCTCGGCACCTTCCGGCCCGTCCAGGCCGCCCATATTCTTGCGCACCAGATGCACAGCGAGTGGTATGAGATTCCCGAGGCAGCCGTCGAAGCGGTGAGGCGCACGCGGGAGCGGGGTGGGCGGGTGATCGCGGTGGGGACCACCAGTGCCCGCGCCCTCGAAAGCGCCGGCGAGGACGGTACGCTGCGTTCCGGTTCCCGCCGATCGGAGTTGTTTATCTACCCCGGCTACCGCTGGCAGGTCGTGGATGGCCTGCTCACCAACTTTCACCTGCCGCGATCGAGCCTGCTGATGCTGGTGAGTAGCCTGGTAGGCCGCGAACGGTTACTCGCCCTCTACCGCGAGGCCATCGCCCAGGGCTACCGCTTCTACTCCTTTGGCGATGCGATGCTCATCTTGCTGGATGGTTGA